The Astyanax mexicanus isolate ESR-SI-001 chromosome 12, AstMex3_surface, whole genome shotgun sequence genome window below encodes:
- the kazald3 gene encoding kazal-type serine peptidase inhibitor domain 3 has protein sequence MWCTMTWMAFMLLSVGLCQSLPQYTYDDLDDDLAMTFDYYKATDELDYRNESVCEECVPELCPVTQGCRAGLVRDICGCCFECGNLEGQSCDLEDRNVRYGVCGENMECKLEPGQVVDADGSVPEAQCVCVSQEPLCGTDGKTYMNLCKFKEAAFSSPGLNVSEGPCKTVPVIKVPPRDLVNVTGSSVAFLCEVFAFPMALVEWRKDGNEVILPGDDPHISVQSRGGPQKYELSSWLQIEETTREDSGTYKCITRNDLGDISATAVLRILPPDEMAAYIEANIRDLTGYDQMRDYDGDYY, from the exons ATGTGGTGCACAATGACATGGATGGCGTTCATGCTCCTAAGTGTGGGACTCTGCCAGAGTTTACCTCAGTACACCTACGACGACTTGGACGATGACTTGGCCATGACCTTTGACTATTACAAGGCCACGGACGAGCTGGATTACAGGaacgagagtgtgtgtgaggagtgtgtgccGGAGCTCTGTCCGGTGActcagggctgcagagccgggcTGGTGAGGGATATCTGCGGCTGCTGCTTCGAATGTGGAAACCTGGAGGGTCAGTCATGTGATCTGGAGGACAGGAACGTCCGATACGGAGTTTGTGGAGAGAACATGGAGTGCAAGCTGGAACCCGGGCAGGTGGTGGACGCTGATGGAAGTGTTCCCGAAGCTCAGTGCGTTTGTGTGTCACAAGAACCTCTGTGTGGGACTGACGGCAAGACGTACATGAACCTCTGCAAGTTTAAAGAAGCAGCGTTCTCCAGTCCTGGACTCAACGTGAGTGAGGGGCCCTGTAAAACAG TTCCAGTCATTAAGGTCCCGCCGCGGGACCTGGTGAACGTGACTGGCAGCAGTGTGGCGTTCCTGTGTGAGGTGTTTGCTTTCCCCATGGCTCTTGTGGAGTGGAGGAAGGATGGGAACGAGGTCATTTTGCCTGGTGATGATCCTCATATATCTGTGCAG TCCAGAGGAGGCCCTCAGAAGTATGAGCTCTCCAGTTGGCTACAGATTGAAGAAACTACTCGGGAGGATTCGGGTACCTACAAGTGCATCACTAGGAATGATCTTGGTGACATCTCAGCCACCGCAGTGTTGCGGATTTTACCACCAG ATGAGATGGCTGCCTACATAGAAGCGAACATCAGAGATCTGACTGGATATGATCAGATGAGAGACTACGATGGAGACTACTACTGA